CGCCGTCCTCGAAAACCGCCTTGTGCGGCGTAGCGCTGCTACGCCTCCGCGGGGTTTTCTGCGGGTGCGACGATCTGACTATTTTTGAACAACCTAGGCTTTTCAGCAGCCTGATTAATACTTATAGATTCGTATAACGCGTGAATCATGAAGGTAAAATGGGCGGCCCTTCGGGTGGAACTTTCTTTTTGCGGCTGTTCTGTGCTACCCTCTGCAAAATTTCCGGGAAGGACGTCCCATGAAACGCGAAGGCCTGATCCTGATCATATCGGCTCCCTCGGGGGCCGGCAAAACCTCCCTCTGCAATGAACTCCTGCAACGTTTTCCGGCCATGAGGGAGTCGGTGAGTTATACGACCCGGCCGCCGCGGGCCGGTGAAGTGGAAGGCCGGGATTATTTTTTCGTCTCCCGGCCGGAATTCGAACGCATGGTGGCCGAGGATGCCTTTGCCGAATGGGCTGAAGTACACGGCAACCTGTACGGCACGGCGCTGCATACCCTGGAGGATGCCCGCCGCAACGGCATCGACCTGGTGCTGGATATCGATTGCCAAGGGGCGATGATCCTGAAGGAACGCCTCGACGGCGGCGTGTTCGTGTTCATCCTGCCGCCGACCATGGAAGAGCTCCGCCATCGTCTGGAGAGCCGTTCGTCGGACGCCCGCGAGGTTATCGAGCGCCGTATCGCACGGGCCGCGGATGAGATCAAGGAGTGCCGCTGGTACGATTACATCGTCATCAACGACCGCTTCGAGGAT
This sequence is a window from Oryzomonas sagensis. Protein-coding genes within it:
- the gmk gene encoding guanylate kinase — encoded protein: MKREGLILIISAPSGAGKTSLCNELLQRFPAMRESVSYTTRPPRAGEVEGRDYFFVSRPEFERMVAEDAFAEWAEVHGNLYGTALHTLEDARRNGIDLVLDIDCQGAMILKERLDGGVFVFILPPTMEELRHRLESRSSDAREVIERRIARAADEIKECRWYDYIVINDRFEDAAEELSAIVLAHRRRTSRMLEQVAKLFDI